CTGAAGGTCGGCGACCGCATCCTGTTCGGCGACAAGCATGACCGCGCCTACGCCTTGACCACCATTGCGGCCGATGTCGTTGAAAAGGGGGAGGGCGGTGAACTGACCCTCGCCTTCGAACTCAGCGGCGTCGATCTCGACCTCGCCGTGGCCGGGGTCGGCGAGATGCCCCTGCCGCCCTATATCGCCGCCAAGCGTGCCGAGGACGAACGGGACCGCACCGACTACCAGACCGTCTACGCCCGCGAGGACGGCTCGGTCGCCGCTCCGACCGCCGGCCTGCACTTCACGCCGGAACTGCTCAAAGCCATCGCCGACCGCGGCGTCTCCAGCCACTTCGTCACCCTGCACGTCGGGGCCGGCACCTTCCTGCCGGTGAAGACCGACGTGGTCGCCGAACACAGGATGCACCCCGAATTCGGCGTGGTGACGCCGGAAGTCGCGACCGCCCTCAACGCCGTGCGCGCCGCCGGTGGCCGCATCGTCTGCGTCGGCACCACCTCCCTGCGCCTGCTGGAAAGCGCCGCGACCGAGGACGGCCTGCTGCAGCCCTTCGCCGACGAGACGGCCATCTTCATTACCCCGGGCTACGCTTTTCGCGCCGCCGACGTGCTGATGACCAACTTCCATCTGCCGAAATCGACGCTGTTCATGCTGGTCAGCGCCTTCGCCGGCCAGGAAACCATGAGGACCGCCTACGCCCACGCCATCGCCACGGGCTACCGCTTCTATTCCTACGGCGACTCATCCCTGCTAATGCGCGCCGCCTGATGACCTTCCCCTTCGAGATCAGCGCCACCGACGGCGCGGCCCGCACCGGCGTGCTGAAGACCCCGCGCGGCGACATCCGCACCCCCGCCTTCATGCCGGTCGGCACCGCCGCCACGGTCAAGGCGCTGACCGTCGATCAGGTCAAGGAAAGCGGCGCCGACATCCTGCTTGGCAACACCTACCACCTGATGCTGCGCCCGACGGCCGAGCGGGTGCGGCGGCTGGGCGGCCTTCACGAATTCATGCGCTGGGACAAACCCATCCTCACCGACAGCGGCGGCTTCCAGGTGATGAGCCTGTCGAACATCGCCAAGGTGAAGGAGGAGGCCGTCACCTTCGCCAGCCACATCGACGGCTCCAAACACGTCCTGTCGCCGGAACGCTCCATCGAGATCCAGGCCGATCTGCTCGGCTCCGACATCGTCATGCAGCTCGACGAATGCGTCAGCTGGCCGGCCGAGGAGGATCGCGCCCGCGACGCTATGCAGCTGTCGGCCCGCTGGGGCCAGCGCAGCAAGGCCGCCTTCGGCACGCGCGACAGCCAGGTATTGTTCGGCATCCAGCAGGGCAGCACCTTCGAGGCCCTGCGCCGCGAAAGCTCCGAGCGGCTGATCGACACCGGCTATGACGGTTACGCCATCGGCGGCCTGGCGGTCGGCGAGGGCCATGCCGCCATGTGCGAGGTCCTCGACTACGCCCCGGGCCTGCTGCCCGCCGACCGCCCGCGCTACCTGATGGGCGTCGGCAAGCCGATCGACATCGTCGAGGCGGTGGCGCGCGGGGTCGACATGTTCGACTGCGTCCTGCCGACCCGCTCGGGCCGCCACGGCCAGGCCTGGACCTGGGACGGACCGATCAATCTGAAGAACGCCCGCTTCGCCGAGG
The nucleotide sequence above comes from Caulobacter sp. NIBR1757. Encoded proteins:
- the tgt gene encoding tRNA guanosine(34) transglycosylase Tgt, which encodes MMTFPFEISATDGAARTGVLKTPRGDIRTPAFMPVGTAATVKALTVDQVKESGADILLGNTYHLMLRPTAERVRRLGGLHEFMRWDKPILTDSGGFQVMSLSNIAKVKEEAVTFASHIDGSKHVLSPERSIEIQADLLGSDIVMQLDECVSWPAEEDRARDAMQLSARWGQRSKAAFGTRDSQVLFGIQQGSTFEALRRESSERLIDTGYDGYAIGGLAVGEGHAAMCEVLDYAPGLLPADRPRYLMGVGKPIDIVEAVARGVDMFDCVLPTRSGRHGQAWTWDGPINLKNARFAEDDSPIDPDIAGPAGTAYSRAYLHHLVKADEILGQVLLSWHNIAFFQLLTATLRTVIAEGRLDQFRRDFAARQSKPTS
- the queA gene encoding tRNA preQ1(34) S-adenosylmethionine ribosyltransferase-isomerase QueA, which translates into the protein MLVSDFDFDLPEDLIALRPASPRESAKLLVVRPQQGLEDLTVGDLPSLLQPGDALVFNDTRVIPARLFGVRRREETEVRVEAILHRRVSPNRWTAFARPGKRLKVGDRILFGDKHDRAYALTTIAADVVEKGEGGELTLAFELSGVDLDLAVAGVGEMPLPPYIAAKRAEDERDRTDYQTVYAREDGSVAAPTAGLHFTPELLKAIADRGVSSHFVTLHVGAGTFLPVKTDVVAEHRMHPEFGVVTPEVATALNAVRAAGGRIVCVGTTSLRLLESAATEDGLLQPFADETAIFITPGYAFRAADVLMTNFHLPKSTLFMLVSAFAGQETMRTAYAHAIATGYRFYSYGDSSLLMRAA